The following are encoded together in the Bos javanicus breed banteng chromosome X, ARS-OSU_banteng_1.0, whole genome shotgun sequence genome:
- the ZBED1 gene encoding E3 SUMO-protein ligase ZBED1, producing the protein MSGGPAGGGAMECKSLEGGQSDLKLVAHPRAKSKVWRYFGFDTNAEGCILQWKKIYCRICMAQIAYSGNTSNLSYHLEKNHPDEFCEFVKSNTEQMREAFASAFSKLKPDPAQPGGTPEPLAAKAGTHGHESRKQQELTTAVMGLICEGLYPASIVDEPTFRALLKAAEPRYELPSRKFFCGKAIPERYGTVREAVLKELADAAWCGVSTDLWRSQTQNRTYVTLSAHFLGRAAPHGLAVGSRCLKTFEVPEENAAETITRVLYEAFIEWGVHTKVFGATTDRSKDLAQACSLLDIPVHMPCLGHTFDVAIRQAFRLPKLGALLGRCAKLVAYFQQSSVAMVMLHEKQRQQNAAPCMLVSNRVAWWGSTLGMLQRLKEQQFAIAGVLLEDTNNHHLMLEAAEWATIEGLVELLQPFKQVAEMLSASKYPTISMVKPLLHMLLNTTLNPKETDPKEISMAKEVIAKELAKTYQESPEIDLFLNVATFLDPRYKRLPFLSTFERQQVENRVLEEAKGLLEKVKEGAYRASEDKAAAPPEEPPPAKKPAPSPTPPPASVINDMLAEIFCPTGGVEDQEEWHAQVVEELSNFKSQKPLGLNEDPLKWWSDRLALFPVLPKVLQKYWAVAATRVGPERLFGSCATVVSAKRNRLAPAHVDEQVFLYENARGGADAELEDEDEGEWGLDHEQAFAPGEAAHAGFFGVRDGSFV; encoded by the coding sequence ATGAGCGGAGGCCCAGCCGGGGGCGGCGCGATGGAGTGCAAGAGCCTGGAGGGCGGGCAGAGCGACCTCAAGCTGGTGGCGCACCCGCGCGCCAAGAGCAAAGTGTGGCGCTACTTCGGCTTCGACACGAACGCCGAGGGCTGCATCCTGCAGTGGAAGAAGATCTACTGTCGCATCTGCATGGCCCAGATCGCCTACTCGGGCAACACCTCCAACCTGTCCTACCACCTGGAGAAGAACCACCCCGACGAGTTCTGCGAGTTCGTCAAGAGCAACACGGAACAGATGCGCGAAGCCTTCGCCAGCGCCTTCTCCAAGCTGAAGCCGGACCCCGCGCAGCCCGGCGGCACGCCTGAGCCGCTGGCCGCCAAGGCCGGCACGCACGGCCACGAGAGCCGCAAGCAGCAGGAGCTGACCACCGCCGTCATGGGCCTCATCTGCGAGGGCCTCTACCCGGCCTCCATTGTGGACGAGCCCACATTCAGGGCGCTGCTGAAGGCCGCTGAGCCGCGCTACGAGCTGCCGAGCCGCAAGTTCTTCTGCGGCAAGGCCATCCCCGAGCGCTACGGCACCGTGCGCGAGGCGGTGCTCAAGGAGCTGGCGGACGCCGCCTGGTGCGGCGTCTCCACCGACCTGTGGCGCAGCCAGACCCAGAACCGCACCTACGTGACGCTGTCGGCGCACTTCCTGGGCCGCGCGGCCCCCCACGGGCTGGCGGTGGGCTCCCGCTGCCTCAAGACCTTCGAGGTGCCCGAGGAGAACGCTGCCGAGACCATCACGCGCGTCCTCTACGAAGCGTTCATCGAGTGGGGCGTCCACACCAAGGTCTTCGGCGCCACCACGGACCGTAGCAAGGACTTGGCCCAGGCCTGCTCGCTGCTCGACATCCCGGTGCACATGCCGTGCCTGGGCCATACCTTCGACGTGGCCATCCGCCAGGCCTTCCGGCTGCCCAAGCTCGGCGCGCTGCTGGGCCGCTGCGCCAAGCTGGTGGCATACTTCCAGCAGTCATCCGTGGCCATGGTCATGCTCcacgaaaagcagagacagcagaaCGCGGCCCCCTGCATGCTGGTGAGCAACCGCGTGGCCTGGTGGGGCAGCACGCTGGGCATGCTGCAGCGGCTCAAGGAGCAGCAGTTTGCCATCGCTGGGGTCCTGCTGGAAGACACGAACAACCACCACCTCATGCTGGAGGCCGCCGAGTGGGCCACCATCGAGGGCCTGGTGGAGCTGCTGCAGCCCTTCAAGCAGGTGGCCGAGATGCTGTCGGCCTCCAAGTACCCCACCATCAGCATGGTCAAGCCGCTGCTGCACATGCTGCTGAACACGACTCTCAACCCCAAGGAGACGGACCCCAAGGAGATCAGCATGGCCAAGGAGGTGATCGCCAAGGAGCTCGCCAAGACCTACCAGGAGAGCCCCGAGATCGACCTGTTCCTCAACGTGGCCACCTTCCTGGACCCGCGCTACAAGAGGCTGCCGTTCCTCTCCACTTTCGAGCGGCAGCAGGTGGAGAACCGCGTGCTGGAGGAGGCCAAGGGCCTCCTGGAGAAGGTCAAAGAGGGCGCCTACCGCGCTTCCGAGGACAAGGCGGCCGCGCCGCCCGAGGAGCCGCCGCCGGCCAAGAAGCCGGCGCCCtcgcccaccccgcccccagccagcGTCATCAACGACATGCTGGCCGAGATCTTCTGCCCCACCGGGGGCGTGGAGGACCAGGAGGAGTGGCATGCCCAGGTGGTGGAGGAGCTCAGCAACTTCAAGTCGCAGAAGCCCCTGGGGCTCAACGAGGACCCGCTCAAGTGGTGGTCGGACCGCCTGGCGCTGTTCCCCGTGCTGCCCAAGGTGCTCCAGAAGTACTGGGCCGTGGCGGCCACGCGCGTCGGCCCCGAGCGCCTCTTCGGCTCGTGCGCCACCGTGGTGAGCGCCAAGCGCAACCGCCTGGCCCCCGCGCACGTGGACGAGCAGGTCTTCCTGTACGAGAACGCGCGCGGCGGCGCCGACGCCGAGCTGGAGGACGAAGACGAGGGCGAGTGGGGCCTGGACCACGAGCAGGCCTTCGCGCCCGGCGAGGCGGCCCACGCCGGCTTCTTCGGCGTCAGGGACGGCAGCTTCGTGTAG